In the genome of Kitasatospora cathayae, one region contains:
- a CDS encoding LysR family transcriptional regulator, with amino-acid sequence MDVDIRLLRTFAAVAEDGSLTRAAERLYVSQPALTKQIRQLENLLGVQLFVRSRAGMALTVAGRSLAARVPGLLADWDAVLREARSAASRAEQVLRVGFLASAANEATPGIVAGFTARHPGWRVEMRHTAWSDPTAGLAAGEADVALLRLPFPGQERLRVAELFSEPRWVALPSAHPLAALEVVPFRALWDEPFVAAPAETGRWRDYWVAADEREGHPVRFGAVVEHPDDWLSAIANGYGIALAPESTARFYARPGITYRPVSGVSPSRIGVAWSPADDGSPVVRDFVECCLDAAAAER; translated from the coding sequence ATGGATGTGGACATCCGGCTGCTGCGCACCTTCGCCGCCGTCGCCGAGGACGGCAGCCTGACCCGCGCGGCGGAGCGGCTGTACGTCTCCCAGCCCGCGCTGACCAAGCAGATCCGGCAGCTGGAGAACCTGCTCGGCGTGCAGCTGTTCGTACGGTCCCGGGCCGGGATGGCGCTCACCGTGGCCGGACGCAGCCTGGCGGCGCGGGTGCCGGGGCTGCTGGCGGACTGGGACGCGGTGCTGCGGGAGGCCAGGAGCGCGGCGAGCCGGGCGGAGCAGGTGCTGCGGGTCGGCTTCCTGGCCAGCGCCGCCAACGAGGCGACCCCGGGCATCGTCGCCGGGTTCACCGCCCGCCACCCGGGCTGGCGGGTCGAGATGCGGCACACGGCCTGGTCGGATCCGACCGCGGGCCTGGCCGCCGGGGAGGCGGACGTGGCGCTGCTGCGGCTGCCGTTCCCCGGGCAGGAGCGGCTGCGGGTGGCCGAGTTGTTCAGCGAGCCGCGCTGGGTCGCCCTGCCGTCGGCGCACCCGCTGGCCGCGCTGGAGGTGGTCCCGTTCCGTGCGTTGTGGGACGAGCCCTTCGTGGCGGCCCCGGCCGAGACCGGCCGCTGGCGGGACTACTGGGTCGCCGCCGACGAGCGGGAGGGGCACCCGGTCCGCTTCGGCGCCGTCGTCGAGCACCCGGACGACTGGCTGAGCGCCATCGCCAACGGCTACGGCATCGCTCTCGCCCCCGAGTCCACCGCCCGCTTCTACGCCCGGCCGGGGATCACCTACCGGCCGGTGAGCGGCGTGAGCCCGAGCCGGATCGGGGTGGCCTGGTCCCCGGCGGACGACGGGAGCCCGGTGGTGCGGGACTTCGTGGAGTGCTGCCTGGATGCCGCCGCTGCTGAGCGGTGA
- the dmpI gene encoding 4-oxalocrotonate tautomerase DmpI produces MGWTVLSRGNRRKSRAEEPGRTTRQEPKMPIVTIQQGPRDVEQKRELVKKVTEAFVEALEVPAESVFVWIQEYQPENWGAAGKLTADR; encoded by the coding sequence ATCGGGTGGACTGTTCTCAGCCGGGGAAACCGGCGGAAGAGCCGGGCGGAAGAGCCCGGCAGGACAACCCGTCAGGAGCCGAAGATGCCGATCGTCACCATTCAGCAGGGTCCGCGCGACGTCGAGCAGAAGCGCGAGCTGGTCAAGAAGGTCACCGAGGCCTTCGTGGAGGCCCTGGAGGTCCCCGCCGAGAGCGTGTTCGTGTGGATCCAGGAGTACCAGCCGGAGAACTGGGGCGCCGCCGGCAAGCTCACCGCCGACCGGTAG
- a CDS encoding LysR family transcriptional regulator, whose protein sequence is MELRQLRCFVAVAEELHFGRAAEKLLLGQPAVSQQVRRLERELKVELFDRSPRYVRLTPAGERFLPAARNVLVAEDAARALAADLAVPAVLRLGTVTGLGERLDLILDTYQRQAPGVRVELQSVPVRERLARLSDGRLDAAFVRGAIAGSSPELRFLPAWEDELVLALPARHALADRSEVDLADLADLPLRLIDRRDNPALVDLVLGACAQAGFRPVLGPAHGALQDTLASIGTGTPMWTVVYAANARMTNTHRVAFRPCRTRLALPTSIAVRRSAPLPRLLLEACRRTPPTWDDQDS, encoded by the coding sequence ATGGAGCTACGGCAGCTGCGCTGCTTCGTCGCCGTCGCCGAGGAGCTGCACTTCGGCCGGGCCGCCGAGAAGCTGCTGCTCGGGCAGCCCGCCGTGAGCCAGCAGGTGCGGCGGCTGGAGCGGGAGTTGAAGGTCGAGCTGTTCGACCGCTCGCCCCGGTACGTCCGGCTGACGCCGGCGGGCGAGCGGTTCCTGCCGGCCGCCCGGAACGTCCTGGTGGCCGAGGACGCCGCCCGCGCCCTCGCCGCCGATCTGGCCGTGCCCGCCGTGCTGCGGCTCGGCACCGTCACCGGGCTCGGCGAGCGGCTCGACCTGATCCTGGACACCTACCAGCGGCAGGCCCCCGGGGTGCGCGTGGAGCTCCAGTCCGTCCCGGTGCGGGAGCGGCTGGCCCGGCTGTCGGACGGGCGCCTCGATGCCGCCTTCGTGCGCGGGGCGATCGCCGGGAGCAGCCCCGAGCTCCGCTTCCTGCCGGCCTGGGAGGACGAGTTGGTGCTCGCGCTGCCCGCCCGGCACGCCCTCGCCGACCGGTCCGAGGTCGATCTCGCGGACCTCGCCGACCTGCCGCTCCGGCTGATCGACCGTCGCGACAACCCGGCGCTGGTGGACCTGGTGCTGGGCGCTTGCGCGCAGGCCGGCTTCCGGCCGGTCCTCGGCCCGGCGCACGGCGCCCTGCAGGACACCCTGGCCTCGATCGGCACCGGAACCCCGATGTGGACGGTGGTGTACGCCGCCAACGCCCGGATGACGAACACCCACCGGGTCGCCTTCCGACCCTGCCGGACCAGGCTGGCGCTGCCGACCTCGATCGCCGTACGACGCTCCGCCCCGCTCCCCCGGCTACTCCTGGAAGCCTGCCGCAGAACACCCCCGACCTGGGACGATCAGGATTCGTGA
- a CDS encoding DoxX family protein, whose translation MSSALVIVTALAIAANGGIAAADLARAEFVLANSAEVNVKPEWVPWLAALKLAGVVGLLIGLVAFPPLGLAAALGLVLFYVGAVVTHVRAGVIHNIYFPAGYLALAVATLALTLAR comes from the coding sequence ATGTCCAGCGCCCTGGTCATCGTGACCGCCCTCGCCATCGCCGCCAACGGCGGGATCGCCGCCGCCGACCTCGCCAGGGCCGAGTTCGTCCTGGCCAACTCCGCCGAGGTGAACGTCAAACCGGAGTGGGTCCCGTGGCTGGCCGCGCTCAAGCTGGCCGGGGTCGTCGGGCTGCTGATCGGCCTGGTCGCCTTCCCGCCGCTGGGCCTCGCGGCCGCGCTCGGGCTGGTGCTGTTCTACGTCGGGGCGGTGGTCACCCACGTCCGCGCCGGTGTCATCCACAACATCTACTTCCCCGCCGGCTACCTCGCCCTGGCCGTCGCGACCCTCGCCCTCACCCTCGCCCGCTGA
- a CDS encoding AMP-binding protein: protein MVANYKEEVAMTDQEFVSAPALILRSLASDPHRRAITTADGVEITAGDFAAATYRLAHELLARGISRGSTVTLLTGNTPEALSARYAAGLAGARVVNLYDGMSAPVLAEITASVDTTVLLVDAERYAHAAELLPLIDVPTVLTLGPGPDGTDRTDGTGPTGIGQDVIAASAHRPATEPAVPIGPEDHIGIRHTGGTTGIPKGILSLHGPYRDMFEVAFAGRPEDEPPRLLAATSLAHLAGVLCDVALQRGGSVVLQRSFEPGEVLAAIERERITDMWVLPPLIYQLLDHPAIGRTDLSSLRRLDYGGCASSPTRIREAVKVFGPVLVSLYGMSEAQKIAVLTPAEHARFGEDGPLPVGRPFPDVEVEIRAADGTVLPNGEQGEVHVRSATLMAGYWKQPELTAQVLQGGWLNTGDIGYFDADGYLYLADRLKDLIIVVGGHVYPTEIEDLLLTHPAIAQCAVYGVRDDQQAEHVHVAVVPAQGQQPQLDEVRAFVTANKGRIYAPEALHLVEAIPLTSVGKPDKKRLREAFAG from the coding sequence ATGGTTGCAAACTACAAGGAAGAAGTGGCCATGACCGACCAGGAGTTCGTCAGCGCACCCGCCTTGATCCTCCGGTCCCTTGCCTCCGACCCCCACCGGCGGGCCATCACCACCGCCGACGGCGTCGAGATCACCGCCGGCGACTTCGCCGCCGCCACCTACCGCCTCGCCCACGAGCTCCTGGCCCGGGGCATCAGCCGCGGCTCGACCGTCACGCTGCTCACCGGCAACACCCCCGAGGCGCTCAGCGCCCGCTACGCCGCGGGCCTGGCGGGCGCGCGGGTGGTCAACCTGTACGACGGGATGAGCGCCCCGGTCCTGGCCGAGATCACGGCCAGCGTGGACACCACCGTCCTGCTGGTGGACGCCGAACGCTACGCGCACGCCGCCGAGTTGCTCCCGCTGATCGACGTGCCGACCGTCCTCACCCTCGGCCCCGGGCCCGACGGCACCGACCGTACGGACGGCACCGGTCCCACCGGCATCGGCCAGGACGTGATCGCCGCCTCCGCCCACCGCCCCGCCACCGAGCCCGCCGTACCCATCGGCCCCGAGGACCACATCGGCATCCGCCACACCGGCGGCACCACCGGCATCCCCAAGGGCATCCTGAGCCTGCACGGCCCCTACCGCGACATGTTCGAGGTCGCCTTCGCCGGCCGCCCCGAGGACGAGCCGCCCCGCCTGCTCGCCGCCACCTCGCTCGCCCACCTCGCCGGCGTCCTCTGCGACGTGGCGCTCCAGCGCGGCGGCTCCGTCGTCCTCCAGCGCTCCTTCGAGCCCGGCGAGGTGCTCGCCGCGATCGAACGCGAACGCATCACCGACATGTGGGTGCTGCCCCCGCTGATCTACCAGCTGCTCGACCACCCGGCCATCGGCCGCACCGACCTGTCCAGCCTGCGGCGGCTCGACTACGGCGGCTGCGCCTCCTCCCCGACCCGGATCCGCGAGGCCGTCAAGGTGTTCGGGCCCGTCCTGGTCAGCCTCTACGGCATGTCGGAGGCGCAGAAGATCGCCGTCCTCACCCCCGCCGAGCACGCCCGGTTCGGCGAGGACGGTCCGCTCCCGGTCGGCCGACCCTTCCCCGACGTGGAGGTGGAGATCCGAGCCGCCGACGGCACCGTGCTGCCGAACGGCGAACAGGGCGAGGTGCACGTCCGCTCGGCCACCCTGATGGCCGGGTACTGGAAGCAGCCCGAGCTCACCGCGCAGGTGCTGCAGGGCGGTTGGCTGAACACCGGCGACATCGGCTACTTCGACGCGGACGGCTACCTCTACCTCGCCGACCGCCTCAAGGACCTGATCATCGTCGTCGGCGGCCACGTCTACCCCACCGAGATCGAGGACCTGCTGCTCACCCACCCGGCCATCGCCCAGTGCGCCGTCTACGGCGTCCGCGACGACCAGCAGGCCGAGCACGTCCACGTCGCCGTCGTCCCCGCCCAGGGGCAGCAGCCGCAGCTGGACGAGGTCCGCGCCTTCGTCACCGCCAACAAGGGCCGCATCTACGCCCCCGAGGCCCTGCACCTGGTGGAGGCCATCCCACTGACCTCGGTCGGCAAGCCGGACAAGAAGCGCCTCCGCGAGGCCTTCGCGGGCTGA